In Salarias fasciatus chromosome 2, fSalaFa1.1, whole genome shotgun sequence, one genomic interval encodes:
- the cysltr1 gene encoding cysteinyl leukotriene receptor 1, translating into MDPVNQTAGPDLNFTDCPNIDDFRNRVYSTSYSLVTVLGLAGNGFALVVLIKTSSRNISFHIYMMNLVVSDLLFAMMLPMRVLYYVNNGHWFLGSFLCRISSYTLYVNLYSGIYFMTAMSVTRFLAIVYPVKNLTLVTDKRARLVSVAIWVFVCLSCSPFLMSGQDIDKATNKTKCFEPPKQGSSLKKLVVLNYISLVAGFILPFLTILICYAGIIRTLASRHHAARRHRAAGVRAIRMIVIVMLAFLVSFTPYHVQRSVHLSFLARSDTSCPEKVLMQKSVVVTLCLAAANSCFDPLLYFFSREGFRTRLNSIHNSMKGSRAQQGSPRLGQPQEAAPQ; encoded by the coding sequence ATGGACCCGGTGAATCAGACAGCCGGCCCAGATCTCAACTTCACAGACTGTCCGAACATCGACGACTTCCGGAACCGGGTCTACTCCACGTCCTACTCGCTGGTGACGGTGCTGGGCTTGGCCGGGAACGGCTTCGCCCTGGTGGTGCTGATCAAGACGAGCAGCCGGAACATTTCCTTTCACATCTACATGATGAACCTGGTGGTGTCGGACCTGCTGTTCGCCATGATGCTCCCGATGCGAGTTCTCTACTATGTGAACAACGGCCACTGGTTCCTGGGAAGCTTCCTCTGCCGGATCAGCTCCTACACCCTCTACGTCAACCTCTACAGTGGAATCTACTTCATGACCGCCATGTCCGTCACTCGCTTCCTGGCCATCGTTTACCCGGTGAAGAATCTGACACTGGTGACGGACAAGCGCGCCCGCCTGGTGAGCGTGGCCATCTgggtgtttgtttgtctctcttGTTCGCCCTTCCTCATGTCTGGCCAGGATATCGACAAGGCAACCAATAAAACCAAATGCTTCGAGCCTCCCAAGCAGGGAAGCAGCCTGAAGAAGCTGGTCGTGCTGAACTACATATCTCTGGTCGCCGGCTTCATCCTGCCCTTTCTGACCATACTGATCTGCTACGCCGGGATCATCCGCACCCTGGCCTCCCGCCACCACGCCGCCCGCCGCCACCGCGCCGCGGGGGTCCGGGCCATCCGGATGATCGTCATCGTGATGCTGGCCTTCCTGGTCAGCTTCACGCCGTACCACGTGCAGCGCAGCGTCCACCTGAGCTTCCTGGCCCGCAGCGACACCAGCTGCCCGGAGAAGGTGCTCATGCAGAAGTCGGTGGTGGTGACGCTCTGCCTGGCCGCCGCCAACTCCTGCTTCGACCCGCTCCTCTACTTCTTCTCCAGGGAAGGTTTCCGCACCCGCCTGAACTCCATACACAATTCAATGAAGGGCAGCAGGGCGCAGCAAGGCAGCCCGCGGCTGGGGCAACCGCAGGAGGCGGCTCCCCAGTGA